The genomic DNA TGAGTTTTTAGGATGAAAACAACCTAAATAGGTTGAATATATCCTAAAAAGTGGTAGAATAGAGAAAAGGAGGATATTACCGTGCAAATCAATATTGAAAACTTAGTCTCTATTTCTGAAGCAAATCAAAACTTTTCTAAGGTAGCTCGTATGGTCGATACGAATGGTACTGCAGTAATATTGAAAAATAACACACCCAAGTATGTATTAGTGGATTATCAGAGTCTAATTAAAGAGGAACAGGCAAGCCCTACGGTTGTTGAACAATCAACATTGGATGAAGTTGCGACTTCAGTTTTATCACGCCATCTTGATGCATTTAAGGAATTGGCAAAATGAAAGTATTAACTGTTGAACAGGTTATTGAATTACACACTAGGTTAATTCAAGCTACTGGGGGTTTAGATGGTGTTAGGGATGTTGGTTTAATAGAATCTTCACTATCTTCAGCTTTTAGTACATATTTTGGTGTTGAGAAGTATCCAAGTATTGAAGAAAAGGCTGCTAGACTTTGTTATTCGCTAGTTAATAATCATGCCTTCCTTGATGGGAACAAGCGAATTGGAGTTTTTGTCATGATTATTTTCCTAGAATTAAATGGCATCGTGTTAAATCAGACTGATGATGAAATAGTGAAGCTAGGACTTGGAGTAGCTTCATCAGAATTAGATTATGATGAAATTTTAGAATATATTCGGAATCATTAAAACTTTCCTTAATGAGGATATAACTTCAAGAAAGTGATTGAACTTGGTATCTTCTTGAAGAAGGAGAGATGAAAACCATCTAAGAATAAACGATAAGCACTTCAATTGAGGTGCTTTTTTCGTACTCAAAAGGAGGAAGTATGGGACTACTAGATTTACTGGGACGTAAGCGTGCTAGAGATAAACCACATAATAGTTATGAAGGTCAGGACTTCTCATATCTGTTTGGACGAACGACCAGTGGGGAGAATGTGGATGAGTTTAAAGCTATGCAGACGACAGCTGTCTATGCTTGTGTCCGTATCTTAGCTGAAGCAGTTGCTTCATTACCCATTCATGTATTTGAGAGAACGGCAACTGGAAAGGAGAAGAAGGTGGAACATCCCCTTTATTTTCTCTTACATGATGAACCTAACCCTGAGATGTCATCTTTCGTCTTTAGAGAAACCTTGATGACCCATCTTCTGATATGGGGCAATGCCTATGTCCAGATTATCCGAGATAGGAGTGGACAGGTAATCAGTCTTTACCCACTCTTACCAGATAAGATGTCTGTTCATCGGGACGAAAGCGGAAAGCTCTATTACAAATACAAGCGTCAGTCAGAAGAAAATCCTAACTTTAAGGAAAAGGGTGATGCTATTTTAAAAGCTGTGGATGTTCTTCATGTACCTGGTCTGGGTTTTGATGGATTGATTGGCTATTCTCCAATTGCCCTTGCAAAAAATGCTATCGGTATGACCTTGGCTACGGAAAACTATGGTGCATCATTCTTTAAAAATGGTGCAAATCCAGGTGGCGTTTTGGAACACCCAGGCATTCTCAAAGATCCCAAACGAGTGAGAGATTCATGGAATGCAGTCTATAATGGGGTAACCAATGCCCATAAAGTGGCAGTCCTTGAGGAAGGGATGAAATACACTCAAGTAGGCATTCCGCCTGAAGAAGCCCAGTTTCTCCAAACTAGAAAATTCCAAATTAATGAAATTGCAAGGCTCTACCGCATTCCGCCTCATATGGTTGGCGATTTGGAGAAATCCTCATTTTCAAACATTGAGCAACAATCTCTAGAATTTGTTAAATATACCTTAGACCCTTGGGTAGTTCGTCTTGAACAGGCTTTCAAGAGGTCTCTTTTTTTACCTGAAGAAAAGAAAACCTACTTTGTGAAGTTCAATGTAGATGGTCTTCTTCGTGGCGATTATCAGAGTCGTATGAACGGCTATGCGATTGGGAGACAAAATGGCTGGCTATCGACGAATGATATTCGTGAACTTGAGGACTTGAATCTCCTTTCAGATGAGGAAGGAGGCAATCTCTACTTGATAAATGGAAACATGACGAAACTGAAGGATGCGGGTGGCTTTATGAAACAAGCACCGTTAGAACAGGAAACTCAAGCTGAGGAGGATATGGATGCATAAGTTTTGGAATTTTACAGAAGATGATAGTGGTCGAATACTTCGTATAGAAGGACAGATTGCTGATGAGACGTGGTTTGGCGATGAAGTCACGCCACAAGTATTTAAAAATGATTTACATGCAGGAAGTGGAGACATCACCCTCTGGATTAATAGTCCAGGGGGTGATGTTTTTGCGGCGGCTCAAATCTATAACATGCTGATGGATTACAAAGGTGATGTTCATGTCGTAATTGATGGCTTAGCCGCAAGTGCTGCTAGTGTCATTGCCATGGCAGGTACAACGGTTTCTATGAGTCCGGTTGCCATGATGATGATTCACAACCCTTGGACTGTGGCACAAGGTGAAGCCAAGGATATGCAGAAGGTCATTGAAATGTTGGGCGAAATCAAGGAATCCATCATCAATGCCTATGAATTAAGAACAGGACTTTCAAGAACCAAGCTATCACACCTCATGGACTCAGAGTCGTGGTTCAATGCCAAAAAGGCTGTTGAACTGGGCTTTGCGGACAAGATTATCTTTGACAAACAAGGAGAACATGGAATGGATATTGAGAGTTATTCTTTCAGTCGAACTGCTGCGCAACAAGATTTACTTGTCAAAATGCAGACGAAGCTTGAAGTCCAACAACCAAAGAAAACAATCCCTATCAATCAGTTGGAAAAACGATTGAATTTGCTCAAATAACGAAAGGAATATGAACTGATGTCTAAATTACTTGAATTGAAAGAAAAACGTAACCTAGCTTGGCAACAAGCAAAAACCTTCCTTGATTCTGTTCGAACAGAAGATGGACTTGTATCTGAGGAAGATTCCAAACGCTATGATGACATGGAAGCAAAAATCAACCTCTACAATCAAGAGATTGCTCGATTGGAGCGACAAGAAAAGATTGACCTTGAACTTGCTCAACCAGCCTCACAGGCTCTAATTGGGCAGCCCACTACAGTTCTGAATGACAAGACTACTGAAGAGGAAAAGAAGGGTGTGGCTTCAGATAGCTATGCCAAGACATTTTGGACAAGTGTTCGTAAACGTCACTTCTTTGATGTCAAAGATGTCCTTCGAGTAGGGGAAGATACCGAAGGTGGTCATCTGGTTCCTGATGAGTATGAGAAGAAACTAGTTCAAGGATTACAAGAAGAGAATTTCTTCCGCAGCCTTGCGACTGTTATCAAAACCTCTAGTGGTGAGCGAAAGATTCCTGTTGTGACTGGACATGGTTCGGCCTCATGGATGGATGAAAATGGTCTCTATCCTGAAACAGAAGAAACCTTTGGTCAGGTGACTCTAGACTCTCATAAGATTGGGACTGCCATTCGTATTTCAGAAGAGTTGCTTAACGATTCAGTATTCGACCTTGAGTCCTATATGACAGCAGAATTTGCTCGTCGTATTGGAACGGAAGAAGAAAAAGCATTCTTGATTGGGGATGGTTCTAAGAAACCGACAGGTATCTTTACTCAGGCAGAAGTTACAGGTCCAACGACAGCTACAAAGGATATTACCTTTGATGACATGATTGAATTGTACCATTCTCTACCAGCACCCTATCGTAAGAACGCAGTTTGGATTTTACATGATACGACTGTCAAAGCTATCCGTAAACTCAAAGATAATAATGGCAATTACATTTGGCAGCCATCCACTCAAGCTGGACAACCAGATTTGATTCTAAATCGTCCATACTATACATCAACCTTTGCCCCACTCCCTGAAGCAGGAAACAAGGCCATTGCATTTGGTGATTTCTCCTATTATTGGATTGCGGACCGTCAGGGACGTACCTTCAAACGTTTGAACGAACTCTATGCCAATAATGGACAGATTGGTTTTCTTGCTTCACAACGTGTTGATGGTAAGTTAGTCCTACCTGAAGCCGTGAAGACACTAACAGTGAAAGCTAAGTAGTCATGGTTAGTTTAGCAGAAGCAAAACAGTATCTTAAAGTGGAACATGAGGATGAGGATGGACTGATTGAGCAGTTGCTTGAAACCAGTCAACAACTCTGCGAAGATATTTTGCGACAATCAATTTATTCAGACGTTCTAAGGACGGCAATCCTTTATGGGGTTGCCTATCTTTATGAACACAGAGAAGATGCCAATCATAAGGAGTTGAAAGAGACTCTCTATCATTTGTTGTTGGCTGAACGAAAGGATGTGTTCTGATGAAGATTGCACCTTTGAGGGAACGCTTGGTGTTTCATGTTCGACAGATTGTTC from Streptococcus oriscaviae includes the following:
- a CDS encoding phage major capsid protein produces the protein MSKLLELKEKRNLAWQQAKTFLDSVRTEDGLVSEEDSKRYDDMEAKINLYNQEIARLERQEKIDLELAQPASQALIGQPTTVLNDKTTEEEKKGVASDSYAKTFWTSVRKRHFFDVKDVLRVGEDTEGGHLVPDEYEKKLVQGLQEENFFRSLATVIKTSSGERKIPVVTGHGSASWMDENGLYPETEETFGQVTLDSHKIGTAIRISEELLNDSVFDLESYMTAEFARRIGTEEEKAFLIGDGSKKPTGIFTQAEVTGPTTATKDITFDDMIELYHSLPAPYRKNAVWILHDTTVKAIRKLKDNNGNYIWQPSTQAGQPDLILNRPYYTSTFAPLPEAGNKAIAFGDFSYYWIADRQGRTFKRLNELYANNGQIGFLASQRVDGKLVLPEAVKTLTVKAK
- a CDS encoding head-tail connector protein; translated protein: MVSLAEAKQYLKVEHEDEDGLIEQLLETSQQLCEDILRQSIYSDVLRTAILYGVAYLYEHREDANHKELKETLYHLLLAERKDVF
- a CDS encoding type II toxin-antitoxin system Phd/YefM family antitoxin codes for the protein MQINIENLVSISEANQNFSKVARMVDTNGTAVILKNNTPKYVLVDYQSLIKEEQASPTVVEQSTLDEVATSVLSRHLDAFKELAK
- a CDS encoding type II toxin-antitoxin system death-on-curing family toxin — encoded protein: MKVLTVEQVIELHTRLIQATGGLDGVRDVGLIESSLSSAFSTYFGVEKYPSIEEKAARLCYSLVNNHAFLDGNKRIGVFVMIIFLELNGIVLNQTDDEIVKLGLGVASSELDYDEILEYIRNH
- a CDS encoding head maturation protease, ClpP-related; this translates as MHKFWNFTEDDSGRILRIEGQIADETWFGDEVTPQVFKNDLHAGSGDITLWINSPGGDVFAAAQIYNMLMDYKGDVHVVIDGLAASAASVIAMAGTTVSMSPVAMMMIHNPWTVAQGEAKDMQKVIEMLGEIKESIINAYELRTGLSRTKLSHLMDSESWFNAKKAVELGFADKIIFDKQGEHGMDIESYSFSRTAAQQDLLVKMQTKLEVQQPKKTIPINQLEKRLNLLK
- a CDS encoding phage portal protein, with translation MGLLDLLGRKRARDKPHNSYEGQDFSYLFGRTTSGENVDEFKAMQTTAVYACVRILAEAVASLPIHVFERTATGKEKKVEHPLYFLLHDEPNPEMSSFVFRETLMTHLLIWGNAYVQIIRDRSGQVISLYPLLPDKMSVHRDESGKLYYKYKRQSEENPNFKEKGDAILKAVDVLHVPGLGFDGLIGYSPIALAKNAIGMTLATENYGASFFKNGANPGGVLEHPGILKDPKRVRDSWNAVYNGVTNAHKVAVLEEGMKYTQVGIPPEEAQFLQTRKFQINEIARLYRIPPHMVGDLEKSSFSNIEQQSLEFVKYTLDPWVVRLEQAFKRSLFLPEEKKTYFVKFNVDGLLRGDYQSRMNGYAIGRQNGWLSTNDIRELEDLNLLSDEEGGNLYLINGNMTKLKDAGGFMKQAPLEQETQAEEDMDA